A single genomic interval of Nocardioides nitrophenolicus harbors:
- the folK gene encoding 2-amino-4-hydroxy-6-hydroxymethyldihydropteridine diphosphokinase: MTETPNPNIVDADTLTGEMRPIRRVVIALGSNLGERFATLQGALGALADTPEVWITGVSPVYESAPVDCPPEAKDFLNAVVLADTTLPAHRLIDRALAIEDAFERERSDVKNAPRTLDVDLIVVGDRRSDTDELRLPHPRAHERAFVLKPWHDLEADAVLLDHGPIADLLDRVDASGLKLRDDLVLETV; the protein is encoded by the coding sequence ATGACCGAGACCCCCAATCCGAACATCGTCGACGCGGACACGCTGACCGGCGAGATGCGACCGATCCGTCGGGTGGTGATCGCACTCGGATCCAACCTCGGCGAGCGGTTCGCGACCCTGCAGGGCGCCCTCGGCGCCCTCGCCGACACCCCGGAGGTCTGGATCACCGGCGTGTCCCCGGTCTACGAGAGCGCCCCCGTCGACTGCCCACCGGAGGCCAAGGACTTCCTCAACGCCGTCGTGCTCGCCGACACCACCCTGCCGGCCCACCGCCTGATCGACCGCGCCCTCGCCATCGAGGACGCCTTCGAGCGCGAGCGCAGCGACGTCAAGAACGCCCCGCGGACCCTGGACGTCGACCTCATCGTCGTCGGCGACCGCCGCAGCGACACCGACGAGCTGCGCCTGCCCCACCCGCGCGCCCACGAGCGCGCCTTCGTGCTGAAGCCGTGGCACGACCTCGAGGCCGACGCCGTGCTGCTCGACCACGGGCCGATCGCCGACCTGCTCGACAGGGTCGACGCCAGCGGCCTCAAGCTGCGTGACGACCTGGTGCTCGAGACGGTGTGA
- a CDS encoding type II toxin-antitoxin system TacA family antitoxin, whose product MAEPPRPDHRWTDAPRTERLNIRVSADFKSLLEQAAREDGVSGTDLIIGATGARIDEILMRRTVVSDRFFDDLLAALDEPPAPDPALAKAFRRLEELRADAAHPADA is encoded by the coding sequence TTGGCCGAGCCGCCGCGCCCCGACCACCGGTGGACCGACGCCCCGCGAACCGAGCGGCTCAACATCCGCGTGAGCGCGGACTTCAAGAGCCTGCTCGAGCAGGCGGCGCGGGAGGACGGCGTCAGCGGCACCGATCTGATCATCGGCGCCACCGGAGCCCGGATCGACGAGATCCTGATGAGGCGGACGGTCGTCAGCGACCGGTTCTTCGACGACCTGCTGGCCGCGCTCGACGAGCCGCCCGCCCCCGACCCCGCCCTCGCGAAGGCGTTCCGACGCCTCGAGGAGCTGCGCGCCGATGCTGCTCACCCGGCTGACGCCTGA
- a CDS encoding DUF3180 domain-containing protein produces MTRDPVQEPEPEQEPAGPSPDGLRPTGLPTVLGWAVAGTVVGWAVHPVCDRLGVVPPLVSAAQPLALLLLAAILGYVAWVTHRAVHVRRERLEAHQAVNRLVLARASALVAALVTGGYVGYALSWIGDSAELADDRMVRSFLAAGCALGAVVAGLLLERACRVRDDPDPPPRI; encoded by the coding sequence GTGACGCGAGACCCGGTCCAGGAGCCCGAGCCCGAGCAGGAGCCCGCGGGTCCGTCTCCCGACGGGCTGCGGCCCACCGGCCTGCCCACCGTGCTGGGCTGGGCGGTGGCCGGCACCGTCGTCGGCTGGGCGGTGCATCCGGTGTGCGACCGGCTCGGCGTCGTACCCCCGCTGGTGTCCGCCGCGCAGCCGCTCGCGCTGCTGCTGCTCGCCGCGATCCTCGGGTACGTCGCCTGGGTGACCCACCGCGCCGTCCACGTGCGCCGCGAGCGGCTGGAGGCCCACCAGGCCGTCAATCGGCTGGTCCTGGCCCGCGCGAGCGCCCTGGTCGCGGCGCTGGTCACCGGTGGGTACGTCGGCTATGCGCTCTCGTGGATCGGCGACTCCGCCGAGCTGGCCGACGACCGGATGGTGCGCTCGTTCCTCGCGGCCGGGTGCGCCCTGGGTGCCGTGGTGGCGGGGCTGCTCCTCGAGCGGGCGTGTCGGGTCCGCGACGACCCCGATCCTCCCCCGCGCATCTGA
- the folP gene encoding dihydropteroate synthase, which translates to MTGPSTPLVMGVVNVTPDSFSDGGRYADPARAIAHGRELLAQGADILDVGGESTRPGATRPLLAEELDRVVPVIEALAAAGATVSVDTMRAEVAERAVAAGARIVNDVSGGLADPAILDVVARTGATYVAMHWRAHSDRMQQFARYDGGVVAAVRAELGERVAAIRAAGVPDDRIVLDPGLGFAKLAEHNWELVRNLDALAELGFPLLVGGSRKTFLGRLLEDPAGEPRPVGEREAAGVALSALLAAGLGGAPVWCLRVHDVRAHRDALAVAAQWTPAADRAGAPEEGSR; encoded by the coding sequence ATGACCGGACCGTCGACGCCCCTGGTGATGGGTGTCGTCAACGTCACGCCCGACTCGTTCTCCGACGGCGGGCGGTACGCCGACCCCGCGCGGGCGATCGCCCACGGCCGCGAGCTGCTCGCGCAGGGCGCCGACATCCTCGACGTGGGTGGGGAGTCCACCCGGCCTGGCGCGACCCGGCCGCTGCTCGCCGAGGAGCTGGACCGCGTCGTCCCCGTCATCGAGGCGCTCGCGGCCGCCGGCGCGACGGTCTCGGTCGACACGATGCGTGCGGAGGTGGCCGAGCGGGCGGTCGCGGCCGGCGCCCGGATCGTCAACGACGTGTCCGGCGGGCTCGCCGACCCCGCCATCCTCGACGTGGTCGCCCGCACCGGCGCCACCTACGTCGCCATGCACTGGCGCGCCCACAGCGACCGGATGCAGCAGTTCGCCAGGTACGACGGCGGGGTGGTCGCCGCCGTCCGCGCCGAGCTGGGGGAGCGGGTCGCGGCGATCCGGGCGGCCGGCGTACCCGACGACCGGATCGTGCTCGATCCCGGCCTCGGCTTCGCCAAGCTGGCGGAGCACAACTGGGAGCTGGTCCGCAACCTGGACGCGCTGGCGGAGCTGGGCTTCCCGCTGCTGGTCGGCGGCAGCCGCAAGACCTTCCTCGGGCGTCTGCTCGAGGATCCCGCGGGCGAGCCGCGCCCGGTGGGGGAGCGGGAGGCGGCCGGGGTCGCCCTGAGCGCGCTGCTGGCGGCGGGGCTGGGGGGTGCTCCGGTGTGGTGCCTGCGGGTCCACGATGTGCGTGCCCATCGCGACGCGCTGGCGGTTGCGGCACAGTGGACCCCAGCCGCGGATCGGGCCGGGGCGCCGGAAGAGGGATCGAGATGA
- a CDS encoding AAA family ATPase, with the protein MSRRVPNPYRPGFNQAPVALAGRHRITAAIDEVLAIAALDARTPRPLALTGPRGVGKTVILGEAASRAADTYAWLTAPVEVRPGRPFLPLLADRLLAIRDLYRQAKPGTRLRVTGATVRASVLGVGGEIALTRDDADRSGRPSLEAALAEACAAADALEAGVVVTIDELQLASKPELGELAATLQEHVPDDWPLVVLLAGLPSLRGSHQGVTYLERAEWHSIGLLDQADTLDALRVPAAMAERPMDDAAAARLAAASGGYPYAIQLMGHHAWRASSGAQEITTEHASAAIPAAQEELAAGLYAARWEDSSQREREYLRALAQLLSLEPRVTGAQVAAALGKPAKAVSWIRESLIQKGTIFPEGDSVRFTIPGLGDWLRSGNDPS; encoded by the coding sequence GTGTCGAGACGGGTGCCCAATCCCTACCGCCCGGGCTTCAACCAGGCTCCGGTGGCACTCGCGGGACGGCACCGGATCACGGCCGCGATCGACGAGGTGCTGGCGATCGCCGCGCTGGACGCTCGCACGCCGCGCCCGCTGGCGCTGACCGGTCCACGGGGAGTCGGCAAGACGGTCATCCTGGGCGAGGCGGCCTCCCGCGCCGCGGACACCTACGCGTGGCTGACCGCCCCGGTGGAGGTTCGGCCCGGCCGCCCGTTCCTGCCCCTGCTGGCCGACCGGCTGCTCGCGATCCGCGATCTCTACCGGCAGGCCAAGCCGGGAACCCGGCTCCGGGTGACCGGCGCGACCGTCCGGGCCAGCGTGTTGGGGGTGGGAGGCGAGATCGCGCTCACGCGGGATGACGCCGACCGGTCCGGACGGCCGTCCCTGGAAGCGGCCCTCGCCGAGGCGTGCGCCGCGGCGGATGCCCTGGAAGCCGGCGTCGTGGTGACGATCGACGAGCTGCAGCTCGCGTCGAAGCCCGAGCTCGGCGAACTGGCCGCGACGCTCCAGGAGCACGTCCCCGACGACTGGCCCCTCGTCGTCCTGCTGGCCGGTCTGCCCAGCCTGCGGGGAAGCCACCAGGGGGTGACCTATCTCGAACGTGCGGAGTGGCACAGCATCGGCCTGCTGGACCAGGCGGACACGTTGGACGCCCTCCGCGTCCCTGCCGCGATGGCCGAGCGGCCGATGGACGACGCAGCGGCCGCACGCCTCGCCGCGGCCTCGGGCGGCTATCCCTACGCGATCCAGCTGATGGGCCATCACGCCTGGCGCGCGTCCAGCGGAGCCCAGGAGATCACCACCGAGCACGCCTCGGCGGCCATTCCGGCTGCACAGGAGGAGCTCGCCGCCGGCCTCTACGCCGCCCGCTGGGAGGACTCCTCCCAACGCGAGCGCGAGTACCTCCGCGCCCTCGCCCAGCTCCTGTCCCTCGAGCCGAGAGTGACGGGCGCCCAGGTCGCGGCCGCGCTCGGCAAGCCCGCCAAGGCCGTCTCCTGGATCCGCGAGAGCCTGATCCAGAAGGGCACGATCTTCCCTGAGGGAGACTCGGTGCGGTTCACCATCCCCGGACTGGGTGACTGGCTCAGGTCGGGGAATGATCCGTCGTGA
- the folB gene encoding dihydroneopterin aldolase, whose product MTDELSILGIECFAHHGVFDHERRDGQVFRIDLTLAVDTAPAAASDDLRDTVDYGSLVDQVVAAVTRDPVDLIETLAQRIADTCLLDPRVEWVRVTVHKPDAPIEATFADVQLTITRRREVAGTGDRTGKAEGPA is encoded by the coding sequence ATGACTGACGAGCTGAGCATCCTCGGCATCGAGTGCTTCGCCCATCACGGCGTCTTCGACCACGAGCGACGCGACGGTCAGGTCTTCCGGATCGACCTGACCCTCGCCGTCGACACCGCCCCCGCGGCGGCGTCGGACGACTTGCGCGACACCGTGGACTACGGAAGCCTCGTGGACCAGGTCGTGGCCGCCGTGACGAGGGACCCGGTCGACCTGATCGAGACCCTCGCGCAGCGGATCGCCGACACGTGCCTGTTGGACCCTCGTGTTGAATGGGTGCGTGTGACCGTCCACAAGCCGGATGCGCCGATCGAGGCGACGTTCGCCGACGTACAGCTCACCATCACCCGCCGCCGTGAGGTCGCGGGGACGGGAGACCGAACCGGGAAGGCAGAGGGCCCAGCATGA
- a CDS encoding bifunctional glycosyltransferase/CDP-glycerol:glycerophosphate glycerophosphotransferase has protein sequence MAFDRARAQQGLIRLAKAGPGRLRGPLGRATRRFRGEFSGPLVTVVLPVSDDDTTRIGTCLDSLKVQTHRNLEVLVVRFGRHDRVTATVREHAAQDWRIKTRIKVERSLAAARNAGVAAASGELVVVVTHAGDDFVHTGLERLVEAQTRSGSPVVVGAMREPDIAGWIPDSAYDAAHHTPVRATTLAATPVAVTDLGLGNRLFTKETWRELGLRFTDEFPDGADVALGMLERAPAFDLLADFTYIPTDRRDGVQVGTVPDVLSGLPDWIERNDHTWHRVESLGLPEVRDWFLWGVLDTAVQPLIADVERADEQQWQTLRDHVAMLLDAADEQVWARLNAEARVKLWLLQGGHRKALEDFLGARLFTRGNRPTEVRDGKVWALLPHHDDVELAIPPELFEMTADETRFRAMLREARWVDATTLELTVFAAVDFVHMTTTPTIACALVDSAAGRRIELEIRQFRDARANQALRRHQDFSWGAFDAVVPVAEVVAASADTATWVLEVDIDVDGVRRSGAVPLIDEQASAGFIGRDHLAPRPVAGSVVAFNPRSDVVGLRIRPDQGPRLRTLAVEGRAVRGVIDPADTPVIGLRVTQGTQQVRAELADEPDGARSFRLQLPAAWTGQRRWRVEALTADGREVALGWPAGAPQWLGVGAGEVVGSRAPSGDTELYEAADTLVVDDLFVEGRRLDVTARWLGLPTPDARLALLAQVGGAEVLATDLPPAADDGTVRVSLTLTTDRWGLGERPLAPGWLWLAVTHAGATTRALLGDAGIDRLHHFMVGADYSARVVQEARVAGIELLPPVPVEERVPYGQTQLQEWYADAEIPLEPDAVYFQSYVGASATDSQLALHHELRRTRPDLTLYWGVASAASWVPEGAVPVVLTTREWYRVLAAAGQLCMNIDPERWFRKRPGQRLLQTFHGYPSKSMGIRMWDAKHYPPRRIELELARTSHQWDLILTPDPDMDQYYRREYAYDGAIHNEGYPRDDVLVGERAAAVRDDVRRRLGIQPHQKAILYAPTWRDDQATNWRAADAVHHLDVATAARELGPDYVLLLRGHRFHNPAGDGAGATRFLDVTEYPEINDLILAADAAVLDYSSLRFDFALTNRPMVFLVPDLDTYVGGVRGFLYDYAPTAPGPHVDTAEQVVDLLRDLDGLRSRYADDLAAFHARFSRFMDGHAAERVAAAFFGDS, from the coding sequence GTGGCCTTCGACCGCGCCCGCGCCCAGCAAGGCCTGATCCGGCTCGCCAAGGCCGGACCCGGCCGGCTGCGAGGACCCCTCGGCCGCGCCACCCGCCGGTTCCGGGGTGAGTTCTCCGGGCCGCTGGTCACCGTGGTGCTCCCGGTCAGCGACGACGACACCACCCGGATCGGCACCTGCCTCGACTCGCTGAAGGTCCAGACCCACCGCAACCTCGAGGTGCTCGTGGTGCGCTTCGGGCGCCACGACCGGGTCACCGCGACGGTGCGCGAGCACGCCGCCCAGGACTGGCGGATCAAGACCCGGATCAAGGTCGAGCGGTCGCTCGCGGCGGCCCGCAACGCGGGAGTCGCCGCCGCCTCCGGCGAGCTGGTGGTCGTGGTGACCCACGCGGGCGACGACTTCGTCCACACCGGCCTCGAGCGGCTGGTCGAGGCCCAGACCCGGTCCGGCTCGCCGGTCGTGGTCGGCGCGATGCGCGAGCCCGACATCGCCGGCTGGATCCCCGACTCGGCCTACGACGCCGCCCACCACACTCCCGTCCGCGCGACGACGCTCGCCGCCACCCCGGTCGCGGTCACCGACCTCGGCCTCGGCAACCGGCTCTTCACGAAGGAGACCTGGCGCGAGCTCGGGCTGCGCTTCACCGACGAGTTCCCCGACGGCGCCGACGTCGCGCTCGGGATGCTGGAGCGGGCGCCGGCCTTCGACCTGCTGGCCGACTTCACCTACATCCCCACCGACCGCCGCGACGGCGTCCAGGTCGGCACCGTCCCCGACGTGCTCAGCGGCCTGCCCGACTGGATCGAGCGCAACGACCACACCTGGCACCGCGTCGAGTCGCTCGGGCTGCCCGAGGTGCGCGACTGGTTCCTGTGGGGCGTGCTCGACACGGCGGTGCAGCCGCTGATCGCCGACGTCGAGCGGGCCGACGAGCAGCAGTGGCAGACCCTGCGCGACCACGTCGCGATGCTGCTCGACGCCGCCGACGAGCAGGTCTGGGCGCGACTGAACGCCGAGGCCCGGGTCAAGCTCTGGCTGCTGCAGGGCGGCCACCGCAAGGCGCTCGAGGACTTCCTCGGCGCCCGGCTGTTCACCCGCGGCAACCGGCCCACCGAGGTGCGCGACGGCAAGGTGTGGGCGCTGCTGCCCCACCACGACGACGTCGAGCTCGCGATACCGCCCGAGCTGTTCGAGATGACCGCCGACGAGACCCGGTTCCGCGCGATGCTGCGCGAGGCGCGCTGGGTCGACGCCACCACCCTCGAGCTGACCGTCTTCGCGGCCGTCGACTTCGTCCACATGACCACCACCCCGACCATCGCCTGCGCCCTGGTCGACAGCGCCGCCGGACGGCGGATCGAGCTGGAGATCCGGCAGTTCCGCGACGCGCGCGCCAACCAGGCGCTGCGCCGCCACCAGGACTTCTCCTGGGGTGCCTTCGACGCGGTGGTCCCGGTCGCCGAGGTGGTCGCCGCGAGCGCCGACACCGCCACCTGGGTGCTCGAGGTCGACATCGACGTCGACGGCGTGCGCCGCTCCGGCGCCGTCCCGCTCATCGACGAGCAGGCCTCCGCCGGCTTCATCGGCCGCGACCACCTCGCGCCGCGTCCGGTCGCCGGCTCGGTGGTCGCCTTCAACCCGCGCTCCGACGTGGTCGGCCTGCGCATCCGCCCCGACCAGGGGCCACGCCTGCGGACCCTCGCCGTCGAGGGCCGCGCGGTCCGGGGCGTCATCGACCCCGCCGACACCCCCGTCATCGGCCTCCGGGTCACCCAGGGCACCCAGCAGGTCCGTGCCGAGCTCGCCGACGAGCCCGACGGCGCGCGGTCCTTCCGGCTCCAGCTGCCCGCCGCGTGGACCGGACAGCGTCGCTGGCGGGTCGAGGCGCTCACCGCCGACGGCCGCGAGGTCGCGCTCGGCTGGCCCGCCGGCGCCCCCCAGTGGCTGGGGGTCGGCGCGGGCGAGGTGGTCGGCTCCCGCGCCCCCTCCGGCGACACCGAGCTCTACGAGGCCGCCGACACGCTCGTGGTCGACGACCTGTTCGTCGAGGGCCGGCGCCTCGACGTGACCGCACGCTGGCTGGGCCTCCCCACCCCCGACGCCCGGCTCGCCCTGCTCGCCCAGGTCGGCGGCGCGGAGGTGCTCGCCACCGACCTGCCGCCCGCCGCCGACGACGGCACCGTCCGGGTGAGCCTCACCCTGACCACCGACCGCTGGGGCCTCGGCGAGCGCCCGCTCGCCCCCGGCTGGCTCTGGCTCGCGGTCACCCACGCCGGCGCCACCACCCGAGCCCTCCTCGGCGACGCCGGCATCGACCGGCTCCACCACTTCATGGTCGGCGCCGACTACTCCGCCCGGGTGGTCCAGGAGGCCCGGGTCGCCGGGATCGAGCTGCTCCCGCCGGTTCCCGTCGAGGAGCGGGTGCCCTACGGCCAGACCCAGCTCCAGGAGTGGTACGCCGACGCCGAGATCCCGCTCGAGCCCGACGCGGTCTACTTCCAGTCCTATGTCGGGGCGTCGGCGACCGACAGCCAGCTCGCGCTCCACCACGAGCTGCGACGCACCCGCCCCGACCTCACGCTCTACTGGGGCGTGGCCTCGGCCGCGTCCTGGGTCCCGGAAGGCGCCGTGCCGGTCGTGCTGACCACCCGCGAGTGGTACCGCGTGCTGGCGGCGGCCGGGCAGCTGTGCATGAACATCGACCCCGAGCGCTGGTTCCGCAAGCGCCCCGGCCAGCGGCTGCTGCAGACCTTCCACGGCTACCCCTCGAAGTCGATGGGCATCCGGATGTGGGACGCCAAGCACTACCCGCCCCGGCGCATCGAGCTCGAGCTGGCCCGCACCTCCCACCAATGGGACCTGATCCTCACGCCCGATCCCGACATGGACCAGTACTACCGCCGCGAGTACGCCTACGACGGCGCGATCCACAACGAGGGCTACCCACGCGACGACGTCCTGGTGGGGGAGCGGGCCGCGGCCGTGCGCGACGACGTACGCCGTCGGCTCGGGATCCAGCCCCATCAGAAGGCGATCCTCTACGCCCCCACCTGGCGCGACGACCAGGCCACCAACTGGCGTGCCGCCGACGCCGTCCACCACCTCGACGTCGCCACCGCGGCCCGCGAGCTCGGTCCCGACTACGTCCTGCTGCTGCGTGGCCACCGCTTCCACAACCCCGCCGGCGACGGTGCCGGGGCGACCCGCTTCCTCGACGTCACCGAGTACCCCGAGATCAACGACCTGATCCTCGCCGCCGACGCGGCCGTGCTCGACTACTCCTCGCTGCGCTTCGACTTCGCGCTCACCAACCGACCGATGGTCTTCCTGGTCCCCGACCTCGACACCTATGTCGGTGGCGTGCGCGGCTTCCTCTACGACTACGCCCCTACCGCCCCGGGCCCCCACGTCGACACCGCCGAGCAGGTCGTCGACCTGCTGCGCGACCTCGACGGGCTGCGGAGCCGCTACGCCGACGACCTGGCCGCCTTCCACGCGCGGTTCAGCCGGTTCATGGACGGCCATGCCGCGGAGCGGGTGGCGGCGGCCTTCTTTGGAGACTCCTAG